AAAGCTTGAAGTAATCAATATCCACCAAAACTAGGCTGATGGGGGTTTGCTCTCGGGCCGCCCGCCGCCATTCTGCTAAGGAAAGATCCGTAAACTGTCGCCGGTTCCCAATTTGGGTTAAGCCATCCACATAGACGAGTTGCTGGAGTTCTTGATTGGCTTGGGCCAGTTGTTGATAAAGCTCGGCCTGATTGACCGCAATGGCTAAGGCTTCACCAATCCGTTGTAATAACAGAATCTCATCTGTGAGCCAAAGCCGGGGACTGTGACATTGATGGGCAATGAGTAACCCCCAAATTCGTTCATTTTGGTGAATGGAGACGACTAAATTCGCCCGGACATTTAGGTTTAGTAAAAGTTCCCGATGGCAGGGATGCAGCTTGGCCTGGTGGCTATCACTGATGGTGGCGGTATAGCCCGATGTAAGTTTGCGACTGAGGTTGTCTAAAAAGCAGGGATCCTGAATAAACCGGCCGAGAATTGATTGTTCAGTATGGGCCAGGGATTCAACTTCGACAACTCCCAGGCCATTGGGCAAGAGACGAAAAACTAATACCCGGTCGGTTTGGAGAATTTGGCGGACATCATCGGCTGCACTTTGCATCACCTGGGTTAAATCCAGAGAGCGGCGAATATTTTGACTGATGGTGCTGATGAGTAACTCCCGTTGCAAATAGCGTTGGAGTAATTCTTCTTGGCGGCGTTGGGCGGTGACATCCAAGAGAATCCCACTGAGGATTTGTTGATCGGGTTCCCGCTGGCCCCGGTCTTGAATCCAAATTAGGGTTCCATTGCGATGGCGGCAGCGATATTCAACGACATAGGGTTGCTTTTGGAGGATTGCGCTTTGAATTTGGAGTTTGGCCCGTTCATAGTCCTCTGGCAGAATCAGGGAGGCCATTTCTCCAATCATGCCTGGCCGATAACCGCTGAGAGTTTCCCAATAGCCACTGGTATAGATCAACCTCCAGTCCGGCTCCAAACTGCGTTGATAAATGACTGCAGGCAGTTGGCCCAGGAGCTTGTTGTATTGGAGTTCCCGTTGGACAATGGCGGCGGTTAAGGCCTGGTGTTGGCTGAGGGAAGCGCGCAGTTCGCTGGTGGCCTGCTGGAGTTCGATTTGGAGCAAGTCAATGATCCAGCCCGCTTCTTGGCTATCAATGGCCCAGAGAATACTACTTTGGGTGACCAGGCCGGCCAGCTTTCCCTGTTTATTGACAATCACAATCCGCCGGACTTGATGCTGAGCCATGAGAGTATGAATCTGCCAAATGGAGTCCTGAGTTTGGGCGGTAATCACTGGCGCATTCATACAGGCCTGGATCGGGAGAGTCGCAGAGTTGGGGGTTTGTTGATAGTGGTTAAGAATATCTTGATCCGTGAGGATACCCAGGGGATAATCTGGTTCTGCTTCCCTGACCACCACCAAGCAGCTAATCTCTTCAGCTCCCAAGATGGCCGCCGCCTCTGCTAAAGATTGGGTTGGGCTAATCACCCGCACATCCGACACCATCACTTCCTCAGCCCGCTTCAACTTCAGGAGATCTGTGGGTTCTAAGGTATTCCGAAAGTCTTGACGATTGAGAATGCCCTGCAACCGTCCTTGACGATCGACAACGGGGAGAGCATTGCACCGAAACTGACGAAAAGCGTGCAAGACCTGCATCGGCTGATCAAGGGTTGCCAAGTCGAGGTGGGTCTGGGCATCCCGCATGACATCAGCTACGGTTAATTCTGCCAAGGGTAGGGGGTGAGCAATCGCTTTGACCAGTTCCCGCTCGGTCACCAGGCCCCGATACATCCCATTCATGGGGTCAATTACGGGTAAGCAGTTGCCTTGGTCACGCTGAATGTGTTGCAAGGCCTGATGCATGGTGGCTTGAGGGGTGATCGTTTGAACAGCCGTTTTCACCACCTGGAGAAGACTTGAGTAAGATGCAAGGGGCGGCGATAATGGGCTGGTCATATTGTGTTACCCATTTGGGGCTGGACAGGAGTCAATCAAGGGGGAATAGCTCGGCAATTATTGCTTAGGTGCTGATCCAATTAGGTCAGTGAGTGTCATGCTATGGCGGTCAAGGTACGTCCCCCGCAGCCAGAGAAGATTGAATCAACTTGAGTCTTGCTTCCCCAGGCCCATCTTAGGAAATTTTGGCAGAATCCTC
Above is a window of Pseudocalidococcus azoricus BACA0444 DNA encoding:
- a CDS encoding diguanylate cyclase domain-containing protein; the protein is MTSPLSPPLASYSSLLQVVKTAVQTITPQATMHQALQHIQRDQGNCLPVIDPMNGMYRGLVTERELVKAIAHPLPLAELTVADVMRDAQTHLDLATLDQPMQVLHAFRQFRCNALPVVDRQGRLQGILNRQDFRNTLEPTDLLKLKRAEEVMVSDVRVISPTQSLAEAAAILGAEEISCLVVVREAEPDYPLGILTDQDILNHYQQTPNSATLPIQACMNAPVITAQTQDSIWQIHTLMAQHQVRRIVIVNKQGKLAGLVTQSSILWAIDSQEAGWIIDLLQIELQQATSELRASLSQHQALTAAIVQRELQYNKLLGQLPAVIYQRSLEPDWRLIYTSGYWETLSGYRPGMIGEMASLILPEDYERAKLQIQSAILQKQPYVVEYRCRHRNGTLIWIQDRGQREPDQQILSGILLDVTAQRRQEELLQRYLQRELLISTISQNIRRSLDLTQVMQSAADDVRQILQTDRVLVFRLLPNGLGVVEVESLAHTEQSILGRFIQDPCFLDNLSRKLTSGYTATISDSHQAKLHPCHRELLLNLNVRANLVVSIHQNERIWGLLIAHQCHSPRLWLTDEILLLQRIGEALAIAVNQAELYQQLAQANQELQQLVYVDGLTQIGNRRQFTDLSLAEWRRAAREQTPISLVLVDIDYFKLYNDHYGHQQGDAILYRIAQQLAAGLQRPGDLATRYGGEEFALILPDTPEAGAIQVVEQIQEAIVTLAIPHAASPITPHLTLSFGIATLIPQPTQALDLLLTAADQALYQAKAQGRNTYRIHSPTTVDIQGQPAPHPAQKLE